ATAATCGGACACCGGTCGCCCACTCGGGTGCCGGCCGCCCCGGCCCGGAAGGCCCTTGAGGAATACGCCGATGTTCTGGTTGCTGAAAGTGTTTGCGATTCTCGTGGCGATTTACGCCTTGGTGCAAATCATCCGCGCCCGTTATCGTGCCCGCCCCACCCAAGACGAAACCCACTTTGTCTCCACCGGCGACGGCTGGCGCATCGCCCTGCATCGCTATCGGCCGCGCGGCGAGAAGCCGCACGCTGAACCGGTGTTGCTGCATCACGGCCTGACCGCCAACCACCGGGGCTACGACCTGGGTGTTGGTGCGGCCGAGGATCCGGCGCCGTCGATCGCGCACTGGCTGGCCGATCGCGGTTACGACGTGTGGGTGATCGACCTGCGGGGCCGGGGGGAGAGCGAACGGGCCGGCATCTGGCGCGACAAGTCATGGAAGTGGACCGTCGACGATTACGTCAACTTCGACGACCCGGCCGCCGTCGATTACATCCTGAGCCGCTCGCCTCACCAAAAGCTGCACTGGATCGGTCACAGCATGGGCGGCATTTTGCTCTTTTGCCATTTGGGTTTGTTCGGCTCGCCGAAAATCGCCAGCGGCATCACCGTCGGCAGCGGTATCGACTACCTGGACACGGGCTCGAAATACCAACCTGTCGCCGGTATCCGCGGTCTCGTGAAAAACTGGGGTCGGATCCCGGCCGGTTTTTTCAGTACGTTGATCGCGCCGCTGGCCGGTCGCGGTCTCGGCGACTTCTTGGAGGGCTTCAATTACTACCCGCCCAACACGGCGCCGCGCGCGGCGCGCACGATAACCGCGAATTGCATCCAAGACACCAGCGCGCGCGTGTTTTACCAGTTGGCTTCCATGTTCCAGCCCGGCGGCCTGACTACTTTCGATGGCGGCGTACGCTACGCGGACCTGCTGGTCAACGTCACCACGCCGGTGCTTTTGATCGCCGGCGACGCCGACCAACAAGCTTCGCCCACCACGTCGGAGAAGACGCTGGGCCTGCTGCCGGCCGGTCCTCACAAGACCGCGTTTTTCGGAAGCGAGTACGGCCACAGTACGCCCTACGGCCATTTCGACCTGCTGGTGGGCCGCCGCGCCGACGAAGAAGTCTTTCCGGTAATTTTGGATTGGCTGGGGGCGCATTCGGCCAAGAAATAGATTTTCGACAAAACGGCGCGGTTGCCGGAGCCACTCTCGGCGCGGAGTGACCGTTCGTCTCTTTCGCTGCAGGCCGAGCGCAGGTCACCGAATTATGAAATACTTTTCGGTTTGTTGGAAATAATTTCAACATTTTAGGTGAGCCTCGATTTCGGGTGTTGGCCACCCGCGCCCTATCATGCCGGAAAACAAGGCAAAGTAACCCTTTGATACTACTTCGTAAATCCGGAATGGATATTGCATCTCAAAAAACCGTTACGGATTGGGGAATCACATTGGTTTGCGTATGGCAAATCGCCGGGCGTGTAAGTGGATTCTCAACATAGACGGACACATCTCAGGGGCAAAATCCGAAACACCCGGCTACCGCGCTTACCGCACCAAGGAGGTTGCTGTGAGATTCATCTGTCCGGTTTTATGTGTATTCGCGCTCATCCTCGTGCCGACGATCACACTGGGCGCCGGTGCGCAGTACCACGTGCTCGACGGCGATTCTGATGGTGTGTCGCCCTTCTACCAACTCCGCCACCTCGAAGGTGGTTTGATCGAAAACTTTGAACTGCAAGCGGGACCCGATGGCAACCCGATCGCCTTGCTTAAAATCGGTGGCGCGCTTTACG
This genomic window from Candidatus Lernaella stagnicola contains:
- a CDS encoding alpha/beta fold hydrolase, which translates into the protein MFWLLKVFAILVAIYALVQIIRARYRARPTQDETHFVSTGDGWRIALHRYRPRGEKPHAEPVLLHHGLTANHRGYDLGVGAAEDPAPSIAHWLADRGYDVWVIDLRGRGESERAGIWRDKSWKWTVDDYVNFDDPAAVDYILSRSPHQKLHWIGHSMGGILLFCHLGLFGSPKIASGITVGSGIDYLDTGSKYQPVAGIRGLVKNWGRIPAGFFSTLIAPLAGRGLGDFLEGFNYYPPNTAPRAARTITANCIQDTSARVFYQLASMFQPGGLTTFDGGVRYADLLVNVTTPVLLIAGDADQQASPTTSEKTLGLLPAGPHKTAFFGSEYGHSTPYGHFDLLVGRRADEEVFPVILDWLGAHSAKK